The sequence TACATGTATTTTCTGCTTGAATACTTATAATGGAGGGGGGATATATAGAATGAAATATCATGTTGCAAAAATCCCTGGACAAATTAAAGTTTGTACCAAAGTAACTGAAGATGTTGAGcttcaattcaaaaggcttttggagaaaaacaaaaaaaataaggcagaaaaaagaaaatttacaTCTGAGTGTTATGATGTGGAAAGTGAAAGAGAAGCGGAAGAAGAGGGTGAGGCGCCTAATCCTGTACAACCTCCGGCTCCTGCAACAATGGGAGACAAAGGAAAGAGAAGAGCGATTGCTGCTACTCCAATTGGAAGTTATTTTAAGGAAAGGACTATACCAGGCTCTCAACCAGCTTTGAAAAGTGTCTTGGCCAGTAAACAAGTTAAACACAAGGTTAAGTTGGGGCTTGCAAGATGGATCATTGATGCACGGATTCCATTCAATGCAATTCAATCGCCTTACTTTCAACCTGCCTTGGACGGCGTTGATGCAATTGGACCTGGTTTCAAGGGACCGTCGTATGACGAAATGAGAGTTCATTTGCTGGCCGATCTTAAGAAGGAGTGTCAGTTACTTGTTGAAGGTTATAGGAGCTCGTGGAAAAGGACTGGTTGTACACTGATGGCAGATGGCTGGACTGATCAAAGGCAGCGTACGTTAATTAATTTTCTAGTTTATTGTCCTGCTGGTATGTCATTTGTTAAGTCTGTTGATGCTTCTGATATGATAAAAACTGCCGATACCTTGTTTAAATTGTTTGCTGAGGTTATTGAGTGGGTTGGGTCTAGTAACATTGTGCATGTGGTTACTGATAATGCTGCGAATTATGTATCTGCTGGAAAACTCATTCATGAAaagtatccaaatattttttggtCTCCTTGTGCTGCTCATTGCATCAATCTTATCTTAAAAGACATAGCAAGTCTTCCTCACATAGCTGACCTTGCCTCTCGTGCTTCAAAAGTGACTGTCTTTGTTTACAATCATATGATTTTCTTGTCATGgcttagaaaaagaaaagagtggAAAGAAATTGTTCAACCAGGTGTAACACGTTTTGCTACTGTTTTCATTACTTTGAAAAGTATATATGATCATAAACAAGACTTGCAAGCATTGGTGATTGACAAATATTTCACTTCTCATAAATTATCCAAGAGTGTCAATGGGAAGATGgttagttcaattatcttggaaagtAAGTTTTGGGAGGATTGTTTTACTATTGTTATGCTTGTTGGTCCTCTAATTAAGTTATTGAGGCTTGTTGATGCTGATGAGAAACCTTCTCTGGGTATCGTGTATACGGGCATGCAAAGAGCCAAAATTAATATCAAGACAATGTTTAGAAATAGGAAATCTGCATACACACCTTATACAAGTATCTTGAAAATGCGGTGGGATAAGCATTTGAAGCGTGACCTCCATGCAGCAGCATACTTTTTGAATCCAGATTACTTCTATAGTGAGGGGTTTGTTAAGAAGGCAAATATCTTGAGGTCTTTGCTTGATTTATTTGATATTGAAACTCTTTGTGATGACTCGGTTGCCGCAATGCAAGAGATACAGTTGTATCGAGATCGAAAAGGAAGTTTTGGAAGGGAAAGTGCATTGAAAGCAATTAAGAGACTTGAACCTGGTAAGTATTTATATTTCTATGTTCAATTTActttgaatattttttaaatatagaaTGAGAATTGATAGTTGAATTTCATATTCTGGTAGGTGAATGGTGGAGGCTACACGGTGGGAGTGCTCCTAACTTGCAAAAAAATGGCAATTCGTCTTCTTCATCAAACATCTTCATCATCCGGCTGCGAGAGGAACTGGAGCCTCTTTGAACAAATCCATTCAAAGAGGAGGAACCGATTAGAGCATCAAAGGCTAAGTGACATTGTTTATGTCACTTATAATCTACGCCTTCAATCTAGAATGCATCGCAAGAAGAAGAATTATGATCCAATTGACATTCAAAACATTGACACGGTAGATTTTTGGGTAATGCCAGATGAAGAAGATCCTGAATTTACTAATGGAGACATTGAAggcattgaaaatttaatttatacgGATAATGCTATGCCTTCATATCCTACAGGTTATTGAAATAGCAAAACTTGTTTCATTTCCTCTCAATatcttaataattttatttaatatttaattaaaccggttgaacttcGGTTGAACTCCGGTCGAACCAGTGAACCATTAAACCAGTGACCTCACCGatttattgaccggtccggttctcgcaaccttgctatttggagatgatgataattgattaaaatggattaaagatgtgggattcaaaaaatttaaagggAGTTCGCTGGGGTAAGGTGAACTCTATATAATTTGTATAAATTTCGTCGGGGGTGCGGCGAACTTGCTctaaaaaaaaatcgtatttaaagaattaaagttcaaaaatggtgtttggggaaatatgaatttttttattttatttctgaaaATAATCCAAAAATCATAGGGTCAATTAGATAAAGTATTGAGAATATGACCTAGACATATAAAGGTATTTTCATCGCGTTTCTTCTTTATTtaaataatctttttttttttctttctgtgtGGCATTTTCAACGATATCAGTAATTAGTGTAGTCTTTGGGTCAATCACATATGCAATATTGAGATTCGAAAGAAGAAACATCATCTTACCCCTCCAACAGTTGAAATTTGTTCCAACAAATCAATCCAACTTGACAAATTCTTGATTCATGACCTTAAACGTAGTGTTTTGATTTTGTGTCATCTtcacaaatatctctctaaaaatGATGGATAAATTATGATTAAGAACATGACAAAACTTATTGTGTTATAgtttcaaggcacgattagattattttttgtagagaaatacttgttcccacacttaaacttggtttggtaaaactttttgAAGAggtgtttgtattttttaaaagctcaagctcctcattttgtgtttggtaaatcaaaaagaccatgtgcttgtgcttgcaaCTTTTAAAAGCACCTAAgatagagcttttcaaagttggcttgtactttttaaaatttaaaagtctaatataacctcatatgttaactaattttcaaatttaatacttacatttatgtctattataatatttttaaattttaaaagtcatTTTATCAAATGCAATTGATATTGCTTGTATTTATTgaaagttatttttaatttgatttattaaaCATAAATGCAATAACTTTTAAAaagttatcttttaaaaattaacttttataagctactcttaaaaagtaaaaattttaccaaactaaaTCTTAATTACAATAAAATTAATTACCATACTCTTTTAAAATACAATGAAACTTATAAATTTTTtacttaacaataataaaaaattttcactctctttaacaaaaaaaatttttcgctGAAAAAATCTTTCTGAAAGGTCATTACTTTTTGTCACTGGACGTACACATTACAAATTCAAACATTCACAACCTTTTATGATTGATGACTTTTCAAGCCAACAAATACAATGATTCATGTATAACCGTTACTATTTGAAGTATCTTAAAATAAAACGGTTATAACCAACtgtttaattacttgattaatattaataatattactaaTATTAATTTTCTAAATTTGTAAGTACCtttttaaaaccttaaaaaatacgCTCGAATTATTTTAGCGTCGATaaaaattcttttaaattttgttatcaacaaaaatattctcaaataatttaaaaatatgctaaaaataTCAAGTCGTGATTAGAGACTTACTACGATAATAGAAAAACGTAGCATAATTTATTTGTCAAGGTTAAAATTTCACTTTTCACATCAAAAGTTCTGATTATCACGTCATTCGTTTTTATTAACGtaggatattttaaaataaatgatcAAATTCGTCTCTAAAAGATCAATCGTTCTccaaattagtctctaaaattttttttaattaaattcatctttcaaatattttaaattaaccaCGTTACTCCttctatcattttttttattggcGGTGCCAAAAGTGATACTACAACACACATATAAGAGTTTTAATTGACTATTAGCATGATAATTTTATGAAATAAGATCAAATCAAAATCTAATTGAGGGGAGAATTTGAGGCATTAGAATCCCTTAATTTGGGgctgatttgatctaatttcataagcTTATCATGCTAACCGCAAATTAGAACTACTAGGGGTGTGTTTGGGAAATCCGTTGGAAGGGAAGAAGCACGTTTAAATTTCTTGAAAGTTTCAACTtttggtttggcaaatttttttCTCATGAACGCAGAAGTGATTCTGTTGCCAAAACCAGCGTTTACAAGAAGCAACTATTTTTAGCTTCTGCGTTTTCTTAACGGGCTTTTAGCCATAGATACTaaccttttatttactttttaccacctTTATCCTTTGTATATGTgtgtattatttataaaattcttgttatttctatttatatgagctctaattttctattatttattatttatatttttttaactatttgtttgacattatacacttttataatcgtgatttttgtgtattatgtttgttattatctttttataatatgatttattaATTCTATTAggtaaagtaaattaaataaaaaaattaattgtaaataataataatattaaaaattataacatactaaaaaaagagtactaaaaatactaaaaatatattatataaaaagaTCATTAAGAACTTTTAGATTTGTTTCAATCACTATaaagtaaatatttaattttttttattattttcagtaCTATCTTTTATAATTGTAATTCTCCTATACTATATTTTagtgtaattttttataatatagatTATGATTccattaaaaaagataaattaaataaaaaattaatcatatataataataaaatcataaacgttggatttcaaattaatattaagaataagattatTGAGAGTACTAGAATAAGAGTACGATGTAAAAAAATACTAAAGTAACATTTAATACTTAAAAAATGTAACatatttgattatatatatatatatatatatatatatatctaaaatttatattgttttatttttatttaaaaatatattttatctatttttatatgttatttttattttagtaaataaatattaattttattataaaattgattaataagatttatttaaatatctaaattagaatgataggataatataaaaaaaatatttaagttgaggtctattttagtaattttttatctaaaagtgattttgaatggtataagccaaacaacatttattttactataatctattttgatacaaaaattaccaaacataaatcactttaacacaaacttacttttgaccaaaatcaagtttgcaaaatcaattttatgcaaattcccgtttgcaaactgtaatccaaacacacactagaTATGTGTTGTGATATCACTTAACGCACGTGTTACATCAACAAATTTTGATGTCTTTAGCAATGAAAGTGACGAAAAGACTaaaatgactaatttaaaatttttgaaggacgaatttaattaaaaataattttagagactaatttaaaaaatgaatgatCTTTTAAAAGTATAATTTGACAATTTACTCGATATTTCCATTCACGAATATATATTTtgtcatattttaaaaataatttaaatgaatttttttggataataaaattttatttttttgaacaataaaataattcatgtttttgttttttgatttactttttttgGTTGAGAAACCTATAAAAAAAAATCGTATAATTAATTTGCTGACGTTGTTGTTACTTCTCGATCAGTTCTACGCATATCGACACATTTCCCGAAAAACAGTGTAAATTGACATTTCTAAAAGTAAATAGTAACTTAGTAAGTATTAACATTTTTCTAAATCCGTTGGTGACTTGGTGTGAAGCgtatctttaatttttattgtattttagtatgttattatTCGGACAAAgtatactaaaaatataaaatttgtcattgaTATGCATAACACAAGCTTTTCAGAAAATGTAACACTTATACCCCCTTCAAGTTTGTTGAAATTTCACTCTACGTTGTATATACATAAGATaattaaaaagaatgaaaaagataaTAGTGTTAAAATTGGGTATCATTTGAATTTATAATATAAGATGACGAAAAGGTATGGATAACCAATAATTTTCAATTAATAAAGTAgttaataattcaaaataaaaatatctaaaattagaaataattaaaatatcaaaaactcaaatttaaaaaattagaatttaaagtttagaatttaagattaaaaattaaaatttaaaatttaaagtttagacTTTAGAACTTAAaatttagtgtttaggatttagaatctacggtttagaatttaagattttaaatttatgatttagaatttaggatttaggaattAGAATTTGGATTTAAAATTTAGGAAGACTAGTGATAAATGGCTAAAAGTGATTACCAGCAAAGATAGCCTGTCATAGTTGTTGGAGGTGGTCACCTATGACTCATGGTGGAGATAAGTGGCTTGTCATGATAGATGAAATGTGGTGTTAGAGgataaaaatgaataaaatagtagaatagtaattttaaaaaaattgtaatgaatattgaaattttttttttggattattAGTCTATGTTAGCTTATTTTTTATAcgttaaaattagtcactaaaattaattatttatataaaatatatattaaaaataaattaaattatacttatatttatatataaatatatgatgactaattttaatggttgattttagtgtataaataatattttgtatttttttattgattagcTCGCATATCTGTAAAATGAGTTAGAGTGCAATTTCTTAAGAAGTTTGGAGTGGGGTGCAATTTTGTCAAATCCAAATGGGTAGCTCGAGctatttttccctcatcaaaatCGACAAATCATTAGctgattttcaaatttaaaaattaggtGTCAAGTNNNNNNNNNNNNNNNNNNNNNNNNNNNNNNNNNNNNNNNNNNNNNNNNNNNNNNNNNNNNNNNNNNNNNNNNNNNNNNNNNNNNNNNNNNNNNNNNNNNNNNNNNNNNNNNNNNNNNNNNNNNNNNNNNNNNNNNNNNNNNNNNNNNNNNNNNNNNNNNNNNNNNNNNNNNNNNNNNNNNNNNNNNNNNNNNNNNNNNNNNNNNNNNNNNNNNNNNNNNNNNNNNNNNNNNNNNNNNNNNNNNNNNNNNNNNNNNNNNNNNNNNNNNNNNNNNNNNNNNNNNNNNNNNNNNNNNNNNNNNNNNNNNNNNNNNNNNNNNNNNNNNNNNNNNNNNNNNNNNNNNNNNNNNNNNNNNNNNNNNNNNNNNNNNNNNNNNNNNNNNNNNNNNNNNNNNNNNNNNNNNNNNNNNNNNNNNNNNNNNNNNNNNNNNNNNNNNNNNNNNNNNNNNNNNNNNNNNNNNNNNNNNNNNNNNNNNNNNNNNNNNNNNNNNNNNNNNNNNNNNNNNNNNNNNNNNNNNNNGGTtactaaaaatttttatttaagtaaAGGGTTTAACTAATAATTAGAACTTATATTATTTACCATGATAGTCAATAAACACAAAGAGAAGTGAGAGCTATGAGCAGCAAAGAGGTGAACGGGAATGAGAGTGGCCGTGAGAATGGAAAACACAGTAAGATAACCGGCTTCGCCGATAGAAGTAagaaaaaaggacaaataggtctctgACTTTTTGCTCTgtggacatttttgtccctgatcattaaaaaatatttttaagtccctaaccttcacaaaatttggacggatcagtccctgacggaggcatttggacggagggactgatccgtccaagttttgtgaaggtcaggaacttaaaagtatttttcaatggtcagggacaaaaatgtccacggaacaaaaagtcagggacctatttgtccttttctctagaAGTAATAAGGGGGAGAGTGTGATAGAGGTTGTATCTAGTGGCATAGAGGATTCCAAAAGGACGAGAGTCCCCTTTAGGAATAAAGTGGTTAGCGTGTCTAATTCGAAACTTTTTGTAGTTGATGATTCACTGGACGGTAATAGTTTAGCCATTGGGACAGGTAAACAAGGGGATCCAAAGCCGCCGATCGTAACGTTCTCAGAAGAGGCAAGACGAGCTTTATCTGCACCGTATGAGGATTCCACTGTCATTAAAGTGCTTGGAAAGCATGTGAGTTATACGGCCATGGTTCATCGTCTCAGAAGCATTTGGCGAGTGCGCGGCGGTTATGAGGTTATGGACGTTGGCTATGGATATTTCCTTGTGAAATATGATCTCATGGAGGATAGAGATAGGATCCTCCTGGGTGGTCCGTGGAGGCTAGGAGGACACTATTTGGCAGCCAAGTCTTGGATATCTGACTTTTTCCCTTGTGAGGAGTTTTTTGGATCCACTTTCGTGCGGGTACGCATTGTGGGGTTGAATATATGGTACTATCAAGAAAGAGCAATGAAAAGAATTGCTGCGGCTATTGGCACACCCATGAAGGTAAATATGGCAACAAAGGAGGCGAAACACAGAAAATTTGCTAGAATTTGTGTGTAGATTAACGTGGGACTGCCGGTGGTGACATACATCATCGTTGACGGTCACAAATATCAAGTGCAATATGAGAACTTAGAATTAGCATGCGAATAGTGCAAGTGTTTTGGGCATGAGAGAATAGCCTGTACAAAAAAAATAGGTAGAACAAACTGTGATGCGGATAGCCAATGATAGAATGTTGAGTGAAGAGGTGGCATCGCCGAACAAACGGTGGAAGTTTCAGAGGGTAAAGAGGGGAcagttcaaattcaaaattcaaaaacgcTGTTTAAATTTGAAAAGGAACAAGTTATTAATGAACCAAATAAGGAAGGTGGGGATTTCTCACATGAGACGTTGCATGGGAGTGAGGAGATCATGCAAGGCAATCATACAAAAGAGGAGTGGGTCCAggtgaataaaaaaaaagaaaaaaagaagattgGTGGTCAGGGGTTGAAGGGGAGAGTTCTGGACTAAAAGCACACAAGCCCAATGTTACAAAAGGGTTTGTAATTCATGGTGGGCCAAAAATAAGGAATGGATTGACAACGTATGGTTTGAATCAAAGGAATAAGGCTGACTTTTTCGAGATAGGGAGGCATGAATAATTTAAATAGAGCATATGGTTATCATGAGGCTAGGAGCGTTGATGTAAAGACCCCGGATTTTGCTTCTAATAAAAAATGCATAAGGCCCAATTTCATTGAAAATTTACCTACTGATATTGGGGCTAGAAAATGTGATGAAGCTGGAACGGAGGCCTCCCAACAGCAGGAAGAGGTGGTGGCAGTGGTATAATTTTAATAGGCAGTCCATTCTAAGCCATGATGTTGGTATAATTTATGGATAGTTGTGATTTTAATATTTTGGCTTGGAATATTAGAGGAGTCTCTAATAAGATGGCTCGTATTCACTGTAAAGAGCTTGTTCACAAATATCACCcatcttttatttgtttgttggaAATACATATTATTTTTgacaaactaaaatttttttggaGTGGTTTGGGTTATTCAGCTGTAGCCATCTCTAAAGCGCAAAGTCAAAGAGGTAGTATTTGGTTTTTATCTGCTGTCCCAGTTAATCATTGCAAAGTGATCAGTATCATGGAGCAATGGATTACGGTGGAAATATCTTTAGAAAGTAAATTATGGTTATGTAGTGCTATCTATGAGAGTTCTAACATGGGAATTAGACAAGATTTATGTGCTCACTTGATAGGCTTAGCTGAGTGAATTCAAATACCATGTTTAACAGTAGAGGATTTTAATGAGATTATGCACTCTACTGAGGTGAGAGGGGGTTTCTTTCATAGTGGAAGGGTAAAGAGGTTTGTTGAAACTCTAGACATGTGTGGCCTCATTGACATTAGTTCCTTTGGAAGAGCTTATACTTGGTATAAAAGGGTTTCTAGTGACAGGGATGTGGCTAAGAGATTGGATAGGGCTTATGCAAATCAACAACGGTGTCGGAGTTTTCCAGAAACATATTCAGAGACTCTATGCAGGCTTCATTCAGATCATTGTCCTCTTTTCATTCGATATAAGTGACCTTACCACTCCAAACATGAACATAAACCGTTCTGTTTTCAAGCTGCCTGGACAACTCATCCTGCTTTCTCTAGTATAGTTAAAGATGCGTGGAACAAGAAGACTACCAATGTGATTGCCAGTCTCAAATAGGTGCAAAAAGAGTCTATTAAATTTAATAACGAGATGTTTGGtaatatttttgttaagaaaCAACAGCTAGAAGATCATATCAATAAGCTTCAGTTGACTTTGAAATCCTCAGATCACCCATATCTCTTGGTAAAGGAGAAAGATCTGAATGATGAGTACAACAATGTTCTCCTGCAAGAAGAACTTCTATGATACCAAAAATCTAGAGATCAATGGGTTAGATTTGGAGATAAAAACACAAGCTTTTTCCACATGCAGACCATCATGCGTCGACGAAGGAATAAGATTCATGGTATTTTCCTGGAAGATGAAATTTGGACTGACGATATAGAGGATTTGAAAGCGGAGACTAATAAATTTTTCATGAAACTATTTTGTAGAAGAGAACGGGTTGATATTGATGCTCTTGGTGATATTTCTCTTCCTTAGTTAAGCCAGGAGGCGTGTAGATGCATCGTAGAGCTAGTCACTTTAGAGGAGGTTAAGAAGGCGGTTATAGGAATGAACTCATTCAAGGCGCCAGGTCCTAATAGCTTTCAGGCATACTTCTTCAAGGAGTATTGGAATTACATTGGGAAAGATATCCATAATATTGTGAGCCTAGCGTTTTCAGGGGGACATATGGATGCATCGATTTTTGAAACTCTCATTGTGCTTATTCCAAAGGTTGGGACAcccaaatcttttaaaaacttCAGACCTATCAGTTTATCTAATGTGATGTACAAGATTATTACTAAACCTCTTGTGAATTGTCTTCGGCCTTTTCTTTCTGACATCATTGGTCCACTTCAGGGAGGATTTATTCCAGGTAGGAGAGTAATAGATAATATTGTCATAACTCAAGAGATTCTTCATTTATGAGAAAGACGAAATCCAAAAAAGGAACTTTAGCTTTCAAGATTGACTTGAAAAAGGCATATGCAGAGTTGACTGGAGATTCTTGGAGCACTCTCTTCGTAATTTTGGTTTTTCTAGCACTATAACCAGGTTGATTATGAATTGTAtgatttcttcttctttatctattTTGTGGAATGGTAGTAAGCTTGAGAGCTTTAGTCCAGATTAGGGACTAAGACAAGGGGATCCAATGTCGTCTTATTTGTTTGTTCTTTGTATGGAGAGATCGGCCTGTTACATTTTGCATAAGGTGACTGAA is a genomic window of Arachis ipaensis cultivar K30076 chromosome B06, Araip1.1, whole genome shotgun sequence containing:
- the LOC107646649 gene encoding uncharacterized protein LOC107646649 — its product is MPVLFADSVCWFMNMLYASVCSMLDHSMEQSQSNSQPQDNAAQNSQTGSSRGKSDPAWQYFTVNEREAEEEGEAPNPVQPPAPATMGDKGKRRAIAATPIGSYFKERTIPGSQPALKSVLASKQVKHKVKLGLARWIIDARIPFNAIQSPYFQPALDGVDAIGPGFKGPSYDEMRVHLLADLKKECQLLVEGYRSSWKRTGCTLMADGWTDQRQRTLINFLVYCPAGMSFVKSVDASDMIKTADTLFKLFAEVIEWVGSSNIVHVVTDNAANYVSAGKLIHEKYPNIFWSPCAAHCINLILKDIASLPHIADLASRASKVTVFVYNHMIFLSWLRKRKEWKEIVQPGVTRFATVFITLKSIYDHKQDLQALVIDKYFTSHKLSKSVNGKMLLRLVDADEKPSLGIVYTGMQRAKINIKTMFRNRKSAYTPYTMRGLLRRQIS